In Streptomyces sp. NBC_00414, a single window of DNA contains:
- a CDS encoding LysR family transcriptional regulator, producing MRAFVAVAEEGGLSAAARRLHISQPALSQTVNALEREFGTQLLTRSSTGAQATETGLALLAEVRAVLARYDQALAVMAARTGESTTTLRIGIPLELPADLLSRALLDLAAAYPGTRVQARHLSTSAQLAELRKGDLHLGLLRERPLGQEFDAMPVVEEHLGVLLAAERAAQLAGPDGIRLDALNGLDWVGFARSGSPAWYDELTAILRSHGIDPGPPAPEGQPLIAEVKLASVSAGHAFTLAPPGWSQPLPDTVTWFPLTGHPIVRRTWAVWNAGSHRRDLGHLVAALDQPTDQEPRAVRRCCA from the coding sequence ATGCGCGCATTCGTGGCGGTGGCCGAGGAAGGAGGCTTGTCCGCGGCAGCGCGGCGGCTGCACATCAGCCAGCCCGCCCTCTCCCAGACGGTCAACGCGCTGGAACGCGAATTCGGCACGCAACTGCTGACGCGCAGCTCCACCGGCGCGCAGGCCACCGAGACCGGCTTGGCGCTGCTCGCCGAGGTCCGTGCCGTCCTGGCCCGCTACGACCAGGCGCTGGCTGTCATGGCGGCCCGCACCGGGGAGAGCACGACCACACTACGGATCGGAATCCCTCTGGAACTCCCCGCCGACCTGCTGTCCAGAGCCCTCCTCGACCTGGCCGCCGCCTATCCCGGCACGCGTGTTCAGGCCCGGCACCTGTCCACCTCCGCGCAGCTGGCCGAACTACGCAAAGGTGACCTCCACCTGGGGCTGCTGAGAGAGCGCCCCCTGGGGCAGGAATTCGACGCGATGCCGGTCGTCGAGGAGCACCTCGGAGTTCTCCTCGCGGCGGAGCGTGCAGCGCAACTGGCCGGCCCCGACGGCATCCGCCTCGACGCCCTGAACGGGCTGGACTGGGTGGGCTTCGCCCGCTCCGGCAGCCCCGCCTGGTACGACGAACTCACGGCCATCCTGCGCAGCCACGGCATCGACCCGGGCCCGCCCGCCCCTGAGGGGCAGCCACTGATCGCCGAGGTGAAACTCGCCTCCGTCAGCGCCGGCCACGCCTTCACCCTGGCGCCCCCGGGCTGGTCCCAGCCCCTGCCCGACACCGTCACCTGGTTCCCGCTGACCGGCCACCCCATAGTCCGGCGCACCTGGGCCGTATGGAACGCGGGCTCCCACCGCCGCGACCTCGGCCACCTCGTCGCCGCCCTGGACCAGCCCACCGACCAAGAACCGCGAGCCGTTCGCCGCTGCTGCGCCTGA
- a CDS encoding RNA polymerase sigma factor, whose protein sequence is MYDPAAFEVFYRRHVDAVTRFMARRVTDPHTVADLTAETFLAVIDSARAYRPDLGSETAWLYGIARNVVATEARRSARQNVLGGRIAGHRLLEGDDIGRLEEKLDAEEAGRRALAALDRLPDGERAVIELVAVDQLSVTEAAVALGIRKVTARVRLHRARRSLRSAAAEAGGQQAALTYARGEA, encoded by the coding sequence ATGTACGACCCGGCCGCCTTCGAAGTCTTCTATCGCCGCCATGTCGACGCCGTCACCCGCTTCATGGCCAGGCGGGTCACCGACCCGCACACCGTCGCCGATCTCACCGCCGAGACCTTCCTCGCGGTGATCGACTCCGCCCGTGCCTACCGCCCCGACCTCGGGAGCGAGACGGCCTGGCTGTACGGCATCGCACGCAACGTGGTGGCCACGGAAGCCCGAAGGAGCGCGCGTCAGAACGTGCTCGGGGGCCGTATCGCCGGCCACCGCCTGCTGGAAGGCGACGACATCGGCCGGCTGGAGGAGAAGCTCGACGCCGAGGAGGCCGGTCGTCGCGCGCTGGCCGCCCTGGACAGGCTCCCCGACGGCGAGCGCGCGGTGATCGAACTCGTCGCCGTCGATCAGCTGAGCGTCACCGAGGCCGCCGTGGCACTGGGCATACGCAAGGTCACTGCCCGGGTGCGGCTGCACCGGGCGCGCAGGTCGCTGCGCTCAGCGGCGGCCGAAGCCGGCGGGCAGCAAGCAGCACTCACGTACGCAAGGGGAGAGGCATGA
- a CDS encoding helix-turn-helix transcriptional regulator has product MSRTAARDLDRLGGDVTPLVGRATELELLDAVLDRTLGENGGSCVVDLAGPAGIGKSRLMAEFCRRAQSRGMTVLRGRAAEYEQHIPYQPFSDALADHDMEWTEPGAEDARGDRFGLQRSIARLFVRIARTGPGLLVAMDDLHWADPASLELLDHVVRHPPNAPVVIVVARRNRQTTASLDAALTRGIDLGTVLRLHLGPLAEQACVEVLAPRSAPAVQRSRAAELYAASDGNPLYFLALLHAGQAGRNAGQDVPPHSTGLGSVLLDELTPLTAAQRRTAEAVAVLGDRGSTSLLAAVTARDEADVSADLAVLTGRDLLRPEPGGRWTLRHPVLRAVVHEDTHPVERVRMHRLAADALAAAGAPATERAHHVEQSLTGWDPQAVAVLSEAAERFVSTAPASSAHWLGVALTHLPEQPQHALLRRDLMLRRARALGVCGGLRESRDLLHEVIAMSPPDEGSASHSVRASAVTLCAVMERHLGRYAEAVALLRRELARTPGPSDADRVELGLELGSSAPHATSYPQLRADVVATLDLARSLGDEVAQAGALAIAALGETYEGNMGAAREATDRAAALVDALTDRDLAGLCEPLARLGWSQAFLERYSDAERHADRGLVIARRGGQLYVLPHLLLCKSYVHLQTLRLETAMELADEAETIARGIGSDELLAFVLTNKAYVQLFAFPPADRAALAVAEEAVAAAGTRTNWWASIAWCVLAQAAIHAGDPQRARAAVLRGGGEDLKALHPSMRPLILEILVNSAILTGDTDAAVTWARRARREADQLDLPSQQASALRSTAHCLSADGDTAAAAELFEKAVDRTARSGAVLWEAFSLLLGAPLAAVGDPDRARAMWTRARQLAATGGARQLTGLADMIHSLVHAEPPAQPQPPAEPSLAALSAREREIASLVAAGLTTPAIAARLFLSPRTVESHLGRIYRKTGLTSRAALAALQTRSELRDTTTGATRPT; this is encoded by the coding sequence ATGTCCCGGACGGCCGCGCGAGACTTGGACAGGTTGGGTGGCGATGTGACTCCGCTGGTGGGCCGGGCGACCGAGCTGGAACTTCTGGACGCGGTGCTCGACCGGACTCTGGGGGAGAACGGCGGTTCGTGCGTCGTGGACCTCGCCGGACCCGCGGGCATCGGCAAGAGCCGGCTGATGGCCGAGTTCTGCCGACGCGCCCAATCCCGGGGAATGACGGTGCTGCGGGGCAGGGCCGCCGAGTACGAACAGCACATCCCGTACCAGCCGTTCAGCGACGCACTCGCCGACCACGACATGGAGTGGACGGAGCCGGGTGCCGAAGACGCGCGCGGCGACCGGTTCGGGTTGCAGCGGTCCATCGCGAGGCTGTTCGTACGGATCGCCCGGACCGGCCCCGGGCTCCTCGTGGCGATGGACGATCTGCACTGGGCGGACCCGGCGTCCTTGGAACTCCTCGATCATGTCGTCCGCCATCCTCCGAACGCCCCTGTCGTCATCGTCGTGGCCCGCCGCAACCGTCAGACCACGGCCTCCCTGGACGCCGCCCTCACGCGGGGCATCGACCTGGGTACGGTGCTGCGGCTGCACCTCGGCCCCCTCGCCGAGCAGGCCTGCGTCGAGGTCCTCGCCCCCCGGTCCGCGCCCGCCGTGCAGCGCTCCCGAGCCGCCGAACTGTACGCCGCGAGCGACGGCAATCCGCTGTACTTCCTCGCTCTCCTGCACGCCGGACAAGCAGGGCGGAACGCCGGCCAGGACGTCCCACCGCACTCCACCGGACTCGGCTCCGTCCTGCTGGACGAACTGACTCCGCTGACCGCGGCACAGCGTCGTACCGCCGAAGCGGTGGCCGTCCTGGGCGACCGTGGCAGTACCTCGCTGCTGGCCGCGGTGACCGCCCGGGACGAGGCCGACGTCAGCGCGGATCTGGCGGTGCTGACGGGGCGTGACCTCTTGCGTCCCGAACCGGGCGGGCGGTGGACCTTGCGCCACCCGGTGCTACGAGCGGTCGTACACGAGGACACCCACCCGGTGGAGCGCGTGCGCATGCACCGCCTCGCCGCGGACGCGCTGGCCGCCGCCGGAGCCCCCGCCACCGAACGCGCCCACCACGTCGAGCAGTCACTGACCGGCTGGGACCCGCAAGCCGTCGCCGTACTGTCCGAAGCGGCCGAGCGATTCGTCTCCACCGCACCCGCGAGCAGCGCCCACTGGCTGGGCGTCGCCCTCACCCATCTGCCCGAACAGCCGCAACACGCCCTGCTGCGCCGTGATCTGATGCTGCGGCGGGCGCGGGCCCTGGGCGTGTGCGGTGGCCTGCGGGAGAGCCGCGACCTCTTGCACGAGGTGATCGCCATGTCACCGCCCGACGAGGGGAGCGCGTCGCACAGCGTGCGGGCCTCCGCGGTGACACTGTGCGCGGTGATGGAACGTCACCTCGGCCGGTACGCCGAAGCGGTCGCCCTGCTGCGCCGCGAGCTCGCCCGGACACCGGGCCCGTCCGACGCCGACAGGGTGGAACTCGGCCTGGAACTCGGCTCGTCCGCGCCGCACGCCACCTCCTACCCGCAGCTGCGTGCCGACGTCGTCGCGACGCTCGACCTGGCCCGGTCGCTGGGTGACGAGGTCGCCCAAGCGGGTGCCCTCGCGATCGCTGCCCTCGGGGAGACGTACGAGGGCAATATGGGTGCCGCGCGGGAGGCCACCGACCGGGCCGCCGCACTGGTGGACGCCCTGACCGATCGAGACCTGGCGGGTCTGTGCGAGCCGCTGGCCCGGCTCGGTTGGTCGCAGGCGTTCCTGGAGCGGTACTCCGATGCCGAACGGCACGCCGATCGCGGCCTGGTCATCGCCCGGCGCGGCGGCCAGCTCTACGTCCTGCCACACCTGCTGCTGTGCAAGTCGTACGTGCATCTGCAGACCCTGCGGCTGGAGACGGCCATGGAGCTCGCCGACGAGGCCGAGACGATCGCCCGGGGCATCGGCAGCGACGAACTGCTGGCCTTCGTCCTGACCAACAAGGCGTATGTCCAGTTGTTCGCATTCCCGCCCGCCGACCGGGCCGCGCTGGCGGTGGCCGAGGAAGCCGTCGCGGCAGCGGGCACGCGCACCAACTGGTGGGCGTCCATCGCCTGGTGCGTGCTCGCCCAGGCGGCGATCCACGCGGGCGATCCACAACGCGCCCGGGCCGCGGTGCTGCGTGGCGGAGGCGAGGACCTGAAAGCGCTCCACCCGTCCATGCGTCCGCTCATCCTGGAGATCCTCGTCAACTCCGCCATCCTGACCGGCGACACGGACGCCGCCGTGACCTGGGCGCGGCGGGCACGTCGCGAGGCAGACCAGCTCGACCTGCCGTCACAGCAGGCATCGGCGCTGCGCAGCACCGCCCACTGTCTGTCCGCCGACGGCGACACGGCGGCGGCCGCCGAGCTGTTCGAGAAGGCTGTGGACAGAACGGCCCGCTCGGGAGCGGTGCTGTGGGAAGCGTTCAGCCTGCTGCTCGGCGCACCCCTGGCGGCCGTCGGCGACCCGGACCGCGCCCGCGCCATGTGGACCCGTGCCCGTCAGCTCGCCGCGACCGGCGGCGCGCGTCAGCTCACCGGCTTGGCCGACATGATCCATTCCCTCGTGCACGCCGAGCCCCCGGCCCAGCCCCAGCCTCCGGCCGAGCCCTCGCTCGCGGCTCTCTCCGCCCGGGAACGCGAGATCGCCTCCCTGGTCGCCGCAGGTCTGACCACCCCGGCCATCGCCGCCCGTCTCTTCCTCAGCCCCCGCACGGTCGAGTCCCATCTCGGTCGCATCTACCGCAAGACCGGCCTCACTTCACGAGCCGCCCTCGCCGCCCTTCAGACGAGGTCTGAGCTGCGCGACACGACGACCGGGGCGACGAGGCCCACCTGA